One genomic segment of Ricinus communis isolate WT05 ecotype wild-type chromosome 5, ASM1957865v1, whole genome shotgun sequence includes these proteins:
- the LOC8287453 gene encoding glycosyl hydrolase 5 family protein yields MEGKRKTLETVIFLLSLCILIAIPCFSMPLSTKGRWIIDTKTGQRVKLACVNWPSHMETMLAEGLHEQPLKRIVALLAKQKFNCVRLTYATYMWTRYSNRTVSESFNFLPEAKEGIAKNNPDLLSKTLPQAYETVVDELAAQGVMTLLDNHVSKPTWCCSETDGNTFFGDTYFDVKEWIQGLTTVATRFRGKPKVMAISTRNELRGPLQNQDDWYKYILEGASAIHNANPDVLIFASGLSYANDLTYLKSKTLGTNFDDKLVYDAHWYPWSWEDVSTWDVELLNDACYRKTQYFINQTGFTYALHEEPIPLFMGEFGMDQRGLSRADDHFLSCFLAFATDIDLDWGMWGWQGSYYFRENKTNIDETFGAMDHHWNRIRSPQYMSRVDFVKNKLIEPSSKSPPSFVIFHPQSGTCVRNNGIKELLTGKCKQPQRWSYAGDGSPIRLEGSNLCLQAVGDGHPAILSKNCTSQKSSWRLLTATKLHVATVDETGEYLCLQKESPLTTKVITSKCVVTLSEPDCQRDPLQDPTMQWFKLTSTNV; encoded by the exons atggaaggaaaaagaaaaacacttgAAACCGTTATTTTTCTGCTTTCGTTATGCATTCTTATAGCGATTCCTTGCTTTTCTATGCCATTATCAACAAAGGGAAGATGGATAATTGATACAAAAACAGGGCAGAGGGTGAAGCTAGCTTGTGTTAATTGGCCTTCTCATATGGAAACTATGTTGGCAGAAGGTCTTCACGAGCAGCCACTGAAAAGAATAGTAGCTCTTCTTGCTAAACAGAAGTTCAATTGTGTTCGTTTGACATATGCAACTTATATGTGGACGAGGTATTCTAACAGGACTGTGTCagaatcttttaatttcttaccTGAAGCTAAAGAAGGAATAGCCAAGAATAATCCTGATCTATTGAGCAAGACCCTTCCTCAAGCTTATGAAACTGTTGTTGATGAGCTAGCCGCACAAGGTGTAATGACACTTCTTGATAATCATGTCAGCAAGCCTACTTGGTGCTGTTCAGAAACTGATGGAAATACATTCTTTGGGGACACCTACTTTGATGTTAAGGAATGGATACAAGGTCTAACCACGGTTGCTACTCGTTTTAGGGGAAAACCTAAG gtCATGGCAATAAGCACAAGAAATGAACTGAGAGGACCGTTACAAAATCAAGATGACTggtataaatatatccttgaAGGAGCATCGGCAATTCATAATGCGAATCCAGATGTACTCATATTTGCATCAGGGCTTAGTTATGCAAATGATCTCACTTACTTGAAGAGTAAAACTTTAGGGACTAATTTTGATGACAAGTTAGTGTATGATGCACATTGGTATCCTTGGAGTTGGGAGGATGTTAGTACTTGGGATGTTGAACTCTTGAACGATGCTTGTTATAGAAAAACCCAATATTTCATTAACCAAACTGGTTTTACTTACGCTCTTCACGAGGAACCAATTCCTCTATTTATGGGTGAATTTGGTATGGATCAAAGAGGTCTGAGCAGGGCTGATGACCATTTCTTGAGCTGCTTTCTGGCTTTTGCTACCGACATTGACTTGGATTGGGGAATGTGGGGATGGCAAGGAAGCTATTATTTCAGAGAAAACAAAACTAACATAGATGAGACTTTTGGTGCCATGGATCACCACTGGAACCGTATCAGAAGTCCACAGTACATGAGCAGAGTGGATTTTGTTAAGAACAAGCTCATAG AGCCAAGTTCAAAATCTCCTCCGTCCTTTGTAATTTTTCATCCACAGAGTGGGACTTGCGTCCGTAACAATGGTATAAAGGAACTTCTTACAGGAAAATGCAAGCAACCACAAAGATGGAGTTATGCAGGAGACGGGAGTCCAATCAGATTGGAAGGAAGCAATCTGTGCTTGCAAGCTGTTGGCGATGGACATCCAGCAATTCTTTCGAAAAACTGCACAAGCCAAAAAAGCTCCTGGAGGCTGCTAACAGCGACTAAACTTCATGTAGCCACTGTTGATGAGACAGGAGAATATCTTTGCTTGCAGAAGGAATCACCTCTGACCACAAAGGTTATCACTAGCAAGTGTGTCGTGACCCTTTCAGAACCAGATTGCCAAAGAGATCCACTTCAAGACCCAACCATGCAATGGTTTAAGCTTACTAGCACTAATGTGTAG
- the LOC8287454 gene encoding glycosyl hydrolase 5 family protein isoform X1, translating into MAGKASKTILFFSFFLLVLSLSYSLPLSINKRWIIDAKSGERVKLACVNWASHLQPMLAEGLDKKPLSYLASKLARYHFNCVRFTCATHMFTRYGKLTVAQSFDSLNLTKAKAGIARHNSFLLNLTVVQAYEAVVNELGAHGLMVLLDNHVSQPKWCCPQDDENGFFGDIHFHPKEWLRGLAIVAKIFQGKSQVVAMSMRNELRGPYQNEHDWYKYIQEGARMVHKLNPEVLVLVSGLVWGTDLSFLKKKPLHLGLNLDNKLVYEAHWYSFSGDPKVWEVQPLNRICDLKTQIQVDLSGFVITGENPVPLFLGEVGIDQRGVNRADNRFFTCFLAYVAENDLDWGLWAFQGSYYFKEGIAGPDENYGLMNFDWNYLRSPEFDDRIWLIKRMIQDPDSILSTSYLMYHPLSGNCVHASEKNEIYASRFQQHSRWSHDGDGAPIRLMGSALCLKAIGDGLEPVLSNDCFSQQSSWKLLSSSKLHLGVKDEHGEYLCLEKESFNSSKVFTRKCICIEDDSDCQENPQSQWFKLIKTNIKVNTSIP; encoded by the exons ATGGCAGGCAAAGCTTCTAAAACCattctctttttctcattctttCTACTTGTACTAtctctttcttattctttacCTTTGTCAATAAACAAGAGATGGATAATCGACGCAAAATCAGGAGAACGTGTGAAGCTAGCTTGTGTCAATTGGGCTTCTCACTTGCAACCCATGTTAGCAGAAGGTCTTGACAAGAAGCCCTTGAGCTATTTAGCATCTAAATTGGCCAGGTACCACTTCAATTGTGTTCGTTTCACATGCGCAACGCATATGTTCACTCGCTATGGCAAACTGACTGTAGCCCAGtcttttgattctttaaaTCTAACAAAGGCTAAGGCAGGTATTGCAAGGCACAATTCTTTTCTATTGAATTTGACTGTTGTTCAAGCTTATGAAGCTGTTGTTAATGAGCTTGGAGCTCATGGCCTAATGGTGTTACTAGATAACCATGTCAGTCAACCCAAATGGTGTTGTCCTCAAGATGATGAAAACGGATTCTTTGGCGATATCCATTTTCATCCTAAGGAATGGCTAAGAGGCTTAGCCATTGTAGCTAAGATCTTCCAAGGTAAATCTCAG GTAGTTGCAATGAGCATGAGAAACGAATTACGTGGTCCATATCAAAACGAGCATGATTGGTATAAATACATCCAAGAAGGAGCAAGAATGGTCCACAAGCTAAATCCTGAAGTGCTAGTGCTTGTTTCAGGGCTAGTTTGGGGCACAGATCTCAgctttttgaagaaaaagccCTTGCATTTGGGATTAAACTTGGATAACAAGTTGGTGTATGAGGCGCATTGGTACTCATTTAGTGGAGACCCAAAAGTTTGGGAAGTGCAACCATTGAATAGGATTTGCGACCTTAAAACTCAAATCCAAGTTGATTTGTCTGGATTTGTTATTACTGGTGAGAACCCAGTTCCTCTTTTCCTGGGTGAAGTTGGCATTGATCAAAGAGGGGTGAACCGGGCAGATAACAGGTTCTTCACCTGTTTCCTGGCCTATGTTGCTGAGAATGATTTGGATTGGGGCTTATGGGCTTTTCAAGGAAGCTATTATTTTAAGGAAGGTATAGCAGGACCAGACGAGAATTATGGTCTTATGAATTTTGACTGGAACTATCTCAGAAGTCCAGAATTTGATGACAGGATATGGCTCATAAAGAGGATGATTCAAG ATCCAGATTCAATACTTTCGACCTCTTATTTAATGTATCATCCACTAAGTGGCAACTGTGTCCATGCTAGTGAAAAGAATGAAATCTATGCAAGTAGATTCCAACAACATAGCAGATGGAGTCATGATGGAGATGGAGCTCCAATAAGGTTGATGGGTTCTGCACTATGCTTAAAAGCTATCGGTGATGGACTGGAACCTGTCCTGTCAAATGACTGCTTTAGCCAGCAGAGTTCTTGGAAATTGCTTTCAAGTTCCAAGCTTCACTTAGGCGTCAAAGACGAACATGGAGAGtacttatgcttagagaaggaatCTTTTAACTCTTCCAAGGTCTTCACTCGAAagtgtatttgtattgaagaTGATTCTGATTGCCAGGAAAATCCACAAAGCCAATGGTTCAAgcttattaaaactaatataaaagttaatacTAGTATTCCATGA
- the LOC8287454 gene encoding glycosyl hydrolase 5 family protein isoform X2: MAGKASKTILFFSFFLLVLSLSYSLPLSINKRWIIDAKSGERVKLACVNWASHLQPMLAEGLDKKPLSYLASKLARYHFNCVRFTCATHMFTRYGKLTVAQSFDSLNLTKAKADNHVSQPKWCCPQDDENGFFGDIHFHPKEWLRGLAIVAKIFQGKSQVVAMSMRNELRGPYQNEHDWYKYIQEGARMVHKLNPEVLVLVSGLVWGTDLSFLKKKPLHLGLNLDNKLVYEAHWYSFSGDPKVWEVQPLNRICDLKTQIQVDLSGFVITGENPVPLFLGEVGIDQRGVNRADNRFFTCFLAYVAENDLDWGLWAFQGSYYFKEGIAGPDENYGLMNFDWNYLRSPEFDDRIWLIKRMIQDPDSILSTSYLMYHPLSGNCVHASEKNEIYASRFQQHSRWSHDGDGAPIRLMGSALCLKAIGDGLEPVLSNDCFSQQSSWKLLSSSKLHLGVKDEHGEYLCLEKESFNSSKVFTRKCICIEDDSDCQENPQSQWFKLIKTNIKVNTSIP, translated from the exons ATGGCAGGCAAAGCTTCTAAAACCattctctttttctcattctttCTACTTGTACTAtctctttcttattctttacCTTTGTCAATAAACAAGAGATGGATAATCGACGCAAAATCAGGAGAACGTGTGAAGCTAGCTTGTGTCAATTGGGCTTCTCACTTGCAACCCATGTTAGCAGAAGGTCTTGACAAGAAGCCCTTGAGCTATTTAGCATCTAAATTGGCCAGGTACCACTTCAATTGTGTTCGTTTCACATGCGCAACGCATATGTTCACTCGCTATGGCAAACTGACTGTAGCCCAGtcttttgattctttaaaTCTAACAAAGGCTAAGGCAG ATAACCATGTCAGTCAACCCAAATGGTGTTGTCCTCAAGATGATGAAAACGGATTCTTTGGCGATATCCATTTTCATCCTAAGGAATGGCTAAGAGGCTTAGCCATTGTAGCTAAGATCTTCCAAGGTAAATCTCAG GTAGTTGCAATGAGCATGAGAAACGAATTACGTGGTCCATATCAAAACGAGCATGATTGGTATAAATACATCCAAGAAGGAGCAAGAATGGTCCACAAGCTAAATCCTGAAGTGCTAGTGCTTGTTTCAGGGCTAGTTTGGGGCACAGATCTCAgctttttgaagaaaaagccCTTGCATTTGGGATTAAACTTGGATAACAAGTTGGTGTATGAGGCGCATTGGTACTCATTTAGTGGAGACCCAAAAGTTTGGGAAGTGCAACCATTGAATAGGATTTGCGACCTTAAAACTCAAATCCAAGTTGATTTGTCTGGATTTGTTATTACTGGTGAGAACCCAGTTCCTCTTTTCCTGGGTGAAGTTGGCATTGATCAAAGAGGGGTGAACCGGGCAGATAACAGGTTCTTCACCTGTTTCCTGGCCTATGTTGCTGAGAATGATTTGGATTGGGGCTTATGGGCTTTTCAAGGAAGCTATTATTTTAAGGAAGGTATAGCAGGACCAGACGAGAATTATGGTCTTATGAATTTTGACTGGAACTATCTCAGAAGTCCAGAATTTGATGACAGGATATGGCTCATAAAGAGGATGATTCAAG ATCCAGATTCAATACTTTCGACCTCTTATTTAATGTATCATCCACTAAGTGGCAACTGTGTCCATGCTAGTGAAAAGAATGAAATCTATGCAAGTAGATTCCAACAACATAGCAGATGGAGTCATGATGGAGATGGAGCTCCAATAAGGTTGATGGGTTCTGCACTATGCTTAAAAGCTATCGGTGATGGACTGGAACCTGTCCTGTCAAATGACTGCTTTAGCCAGCAGAGTTCTTGGAAATTGCTTTCAAGTTCCAAGCTTCACTTAGGCGTCAAAGACGAACATGGAGAGtacttatgcttagagaaggaatCTTTTAACTCTTCCAAGGTCTTCACTCGAAagtgtatttgtattgaagaTGATTCTGATTGCCAGGAAAATCCACAAAGCCAATGGTTCAAgcttattaaaactaatataaaagttaatacTAGTATTCCATGA